A section of the Chryseobacterium scophthalmum genome encodes:
- a CDS encoding putative DNA modification/repair radical SAM protein — MNFDRIKEKLEILADAAKYDVSCSSSGGKRKNNGGLGDSSASGICHTYTEDGRCVSLLKILLTNHCIYDCIYCVSRKSNDIKRAAFTVEEVVDLTISFYRRNYIEGLFLSSGIFKDADTTMERLVRVAKKLRTEHNFNGYIHLKSIPGASDDLMNEAALYADRLSVNLEIPTESGLKLLAPDKNREDMLQPMRIVQKGIQQYKDEKKIIRSTPKFAPAGQSTQMIVGATNENDLQIIKVADHFYKNYGMKRVYYSGYIPVTVDNRLPAITSEVPVLRENRLYQSDWLMRFYGFKADEILDFNMPFLDLEVDPKLSWALRHLDQFPINLQTADYKMILRIPGIGVKTAQKIVSARKFQVLNIDHLKKLGAAVNRAKYFIDFTYGNPFLKHLTDLNLRKLIIGGSQSKFQNQFSQQLTLF; from the coding sequence ATGAATTTTGACCGCATAAAAGAGAAACTCGAAATACTTGCAGATGCTGCGAAGTATGATGTTTCGTGCTCATCAAGCGGCGGAAAAAGAAAAAACAATGGTGGTTTAGGCGACAGTTCAGCAAGCGGAATTTGCCACACTTATACCGAAGATGGACGCTGTGTTTCTCTTCTCAAAATTCTTTTAACGAATCATTGCATTTACGATTGTATCTATTGCGTTTCCAGAAAATCGAATGATATCAAACGTGCTGCTTTTACCGTGGAAGAAGTTGTCGATTTAACGATCAGTTTTTACCGCAGAAATTATATTGAAGGTTTATTTTTAAGCTCAGGAATTTTCAAAGATGCCGATACGACAATGGAACGTTTGGTGAGAGTTGCAAAAAAACTGAGAACCGAACACAATTTCAACGGATATATTCATTTGAAATCAATTCCGGGAGCAAGTGATGATTTGATGAATGAAGCAGCTCTTTACGCAGACCGATTGTCTGTCAATCTCGAAATTCCGACAGAATCTGGGTTAAAATTATTAGCTCCGGATAAAAATCGTGAAGACATGCTTCAGCCGATGCGAATTGTTCAGAAAGGAATTCAGCAATATAAAGATGAAAAGAAAATCATCAGAAGCACTCCGAAATTTGCTCCGGCTGGTCAATCTACACAAATGATTGTGGGAGCAACCAACGAAAACGATTTACAAATCATCAAAGTTGCCGATCATTTTTACAAAAATTACGGAATGAAGCGGGTTTATTATTCGGGTTACATTCCGGTTACAGTCGACAATCGTTTACCTGCAATTACTTCAGAAGTTCCTGTTTTACGGGAAAACCGGTTGTATCAATCGGATTGGTTAATGCGTTTTTATGGTTTTAAAGCTGATGAAATTTTAGATTTTAATATGCCATTTCTTGATCTGGAAGTCGATCCAAAATTAAGCTGGGCTTTGCGACATTTGGATCAGTTCCCTATCAATTTACAAACAGCTGATTATAAAATGATTCTCAGAATTCCCGGAATTGGTGTGAAAACTGCGCAGAAAATTGTGAGTGCAAGAAAATTTCAGGTTTTAAATATTGACCATCTTAAAAAATTGGGCGCTGCGGTAAATCGTGCAAAATATTTTATTGATTTTACTTATGGAAATCCATTTTTAAAACATTTGACTGATTTAAATTTAAGGAAGTTGATTATTGGCGGAAGTCAGTCGAAATTTCAGAATCAATTTTCGCAGCAATTGACGCTTTTTTAA
- a CDS encoding hydroxymethylglutaryl-CoA reductase, degradative, translating to MNHKPVEGFSKLTKQGKIDWLVNEYLEGNQDYQNILNQYWNENADLQKLHDEFSENTISNFYMPYGIAPNFLINGKLFALPMAVEESSVVAAASKAAKFWIDKGGFKTTIINTKKLGHTHFIIDVESHKLQHFFNFNLKKKLFEATEAITANMRNRGGGILDIKLIDKTSEMPNYYQLKASFDTVDSMGANFINSCLEQFGKTLKQEIVISEDFTQEEKNSLQIVMNILSNFTPDCIVRAEVSCKIEDLKDDSGISNEEFARKFKQAVTIAEIEPFRATTHNKGIMNGVDAVVIATGNDFRATEACAHAYASKDGKYSSLTHCTIDNGVFRFWIDLPISVGVVGGLTNLHPLVKFSLALLGKPSAQELMSILAVSGLAQNFGALRSLVTTGIQKGHMKMHLLNILNQMGATEEEKQHFVTYFKDKTVTHHEVINEFNRLREK from the coding sequence ATGAATCATAAACCGGTAGAAGGTTTTTCTAAATTAACCAAACAAGGAAAAATAGACTGGCTTGTTAACGAATATCTCGAAGGAAACCAGGATTATCAAAATATACTCAATCAATATTGGAACGAAAATGCAGATCTACAGAAGCTTCACGATGAGTTTTCTGAAAACACGATCTCCAATTTTTATATGCCTTACGGAATTGCACCTAATTTTTTAATCAACGGAAAATTATTTGCTTTGCCAATGGCGGTGGAAGAAAGTTCGGTCGTTGCGGCGGCTTCAAAAGCAGCTAAATTCTGGATCGATAAAGGTGGTTTTAAAACAACCATCATTAATACGAAAAAATTAGGACACACGCATTTTATTATCGATGTTGAATCTCACAAACTGCAGCATTTTTTTAATTTTAATTTAAAGAAAAAACTGTTTGAGGCAACAGAAGCGATTACGGCAAACATGAGAAATCGTGGTGGCGGAATTTTAGACATTAAATTGATCGACAAAACTTCTGAAATGCCAAATTATTATCAGTTGAAAGCAAGTTTTGATACGGTAGATTCTATGGGAGCCAACTTTATCAATTCGTGTCTTGAGCAGTTTGGAAAAACGTTGAAGCAGGAAATCGTAATCAGTGAAGACTTTACTCAGGAAGAGAAAAATTCTTTGCAAATTGTGATGAATATTCTTTCTAATTTCACGCCGGATTGTATTGTAAGAGCGGAAGTTTCTTGTAAAATTGAAGACTTAAAAGACGATAGCGGAATTTCAAATGAAGAGTTTGCAAGAAAATTCAAACAAGCAGTTACGATTGCTGAAATTGAACCTTTCCGTGCGACAACGCACAATAAAGGAATTATGAACGGTGTTGATGCTGTTGTTATCGCAACCGGAAATGATTTCAGAGCAACTGAAGCTTGCGCGCATGCTTATGCTTCAAAAGACGGAAAATATTCTTCGTTAACGCATTGTACAATTGATAACGGAGTTTTCAGATTCTGGATCGATTTGCCAATTTCTGTAGGAGTTGTCGGTGGTTTGACGAATCTTCATCCTTTGGTAAAATTCTCTTTGGCACTTCTTGGAAAACCTTCTGCTCAGGAATTGATGAGTATTTTAGCGGTTTCAGGTTTGGCGCAGAATTTTGGAGCGCTTCGTTCTTTGGTAACTACGGGAATTCAAAAAGGTCATATGAAAATGCATCTTTTGAATATTTTAAACCAGATGGGCGCAACAGAGGAAGAGAAACAACATTTTGTGACTTATTTTAAAGATAAAACAGTGACGCATCACGAAGTTATCAACGAATTTAACAGATTAAGAGAAAAATAA
- a CDS encoding oxygenase MpaB family protein gives MEDYILQPRFKDSLHFKDFWTKGNGKQLIDFSGAQVSFKDFEKFSPFFYHIDEIGDEVVKDVYFTKKYSEASREIEQYIRNGISQNDDVPKSVKKLFAQTQKLPDWLDYNLIKAGAELCMRSNLDSLISLRDYCLIGGYDYAYLNKPLVATEALKKGAVKRLSETLDFWVNVTRYDALEIHKKGYEFAIKTRLIHSYARLSIKKHYKSWDTENWGEPINSWDMMATYIGFSLVFLHSLHKFGNTFSEEEEKGLFHLWKYVGYLLGIPENLLPNDKKQATEYFYLWTSVQPSSDKDSVLLAHSLLNESLENPILKYSFQRKNLRYLHICCTWFLLDDEVCKRLQIPDVPFKKGFPLTKKIINKIYDSTVSREARIKKGNKDQMKVLEDYLRITQNSNFH, from the coding sequence ATGGAAGACTACATTTTACAACCAAGATTTAAAGATTCTCTTCATTTCAAAGATTTTTGGACGAAAGGAAACGGAAAACAATTGATTGATTTTTCTGGTGCACAAGTGAGCTTTAAAGACTTTGAAAAATTTTCTCCTTTCTTTTATCATATAGATGAAATAGGGGATGAGGTTGTAAAAGATGTTTATTTTACTAAAAAATACAGTGAAGCATCACGAGAGATTGAACAGTATATCAGAAATGGAATTTCGCAGAATGATGATGTTCCCAAAAGTGTAAAAAAGCTTTTTGCTCAAACACAAAAACTTCCCGACTGGCTAGATTATAATTTAATAAAAGCAGGCGCAGAGCTCTGTATGCGAAGTAATCTCGATTCTTTAATTTCGCTCAGAGATTATTGTTTAATTGGCGGTTACGATTATGCCTATCTCAATAAACCTTTAGTTGCTACCGAAGCTTTAAAAAAAGGCGCCGTAAAAAGACTTTCGGAAACACTTGATTTTTGGGTAAATGTTACAAGATATGATGCATTAGAAATTCATAAAAAAGGTTACGAATTTGCCATCAAAACTCGACTTATCCATTCTTACGCAAGACTTTCGATCAAAAAACATTACAAAAGTTGGGACACTGAAAACTGGGGCGAACCTATCAATTCATGGGATATGATGGCGACTTACATTGGTTTTAGCCTCGTTTTCCTGCACAGTCTTCATAAATTTGGCAATACTTTTTCTGAAGAAGAGGAAAAAGGGCTTTTTCACCTCTGGAAATATGTAGGATATTTACTCGGAATTCCCGAAAATCTCCTTCCCAATGATAAAAAACAGGCGACAGAATATTTTTATTTATGGACTTCGGTTCAGCCGTCTTCAGACAAAGATTCGGTTTTGTTGGCACATTCTTTACTGAATGAATCTTTAGAAAATCCTATTTTAAAATATAGCTTTCAAAGAAAAAATCTTCGGTATTTACATATTTGTTGCACCTGGTTTTTGCTGGATGATGAGGTTTGCAAAAGACTTCAGATTCCTGATGTACCTTTCAAAAAAGGTTTCCCGCTTACAAAAAAAATTATCAATAAAATATATGATTCTACGGTAAGCCGTGAAGCAAGAATAAAAAAAGGTAATAAAGATCAGATGAAAGTTTTGGAGGATTACCTGAGAATTACGCAGAACTCAAATTTCCATTAA
- the sucC gene encoding ADP-forming succinate--CoA ligase subunit beta, with protein sequence MNLHEYQSKEILSKYGVAIQRGFVANNVEEAVAAAEKLTAETGAQAWVVKAQIHAGGRGKGGGVKFSPNMDKLKENAENIIGMQLVTPQTSAEGKKVHSVLVAEDVYYPGESETKEFYVSILLDRAEGKNTIVYSTEGGMDIEHVAEVTPHLIHNELIDPTLGLQGFQARKIAFNLGLEGNAFKEFTKFISSLYNAYVGIDASLFEINPVLKTSDNKIIAVDAKVTLDGNSLFRHKDLAELRDTREEDPLDVEAGEAGLNFVKLDGNVACMVNGAGLAMATMDIIKLSGGNPANFLDVGGTADAARVQTAFEIVLRDPNVKAILINIFGGIVRCDRVAQGVVDAYKAMGSLPVPLIVRLQGTNAVEAKKLIDESGLPVHSAITLEEAANKVKEVLA encoded by the coding sequence ATGAATCTTCACGAGTATCAATCAAAAGAGATTTTATCAAAGTATGGAGTAGCTATCCAACGTGGTTTCGTTGCAAACAACGTAGAAGAAGCTGTAGCAGCTGCTGAAAAATTGACTGCTGAAACCGGAGCTCAGGCTTGGGTTGTAAAAGCGCAGATTCACGCAGGTGGTCGTGGTAAAGGTGGTGGTGTGAAGTTTTCTCCAAACATGGATAAGCTTAAAGAAAATGCTGAAAACATCATCGGAATGCAGTTGGTAACTCCACAAACTTCTGCTGAAGGTAAAAAAGTACACTCTGTTTTGGTTGCAGAAGACGTTTATTATCCTGGAGAATCTGAAACTAAAGAATTTTATGTTTCTATTCTTTTAGATAGAGCTGAAGGTAAAAATACAATCGTATATTCTACAGAAGGTGGTATGGATATTGAGCACGTTGCAGAAGTAACTCCTCACTTAATCCACAACGAATTGATCGATCCTACTTTGGGTCTTCAAGGTTTCCAAGCTAGAAAAATTGCTTTCAACCTAGGTCTTGAAGGAAATGCGTTCAAAGAATTTACAAAATTCATCTCATCTCTTTACAATGCTTACGTAGGAATTGATGCTTCTCTTTTCGAAATCAACCCGGTTTTGAAAACTTCTGATAACAAAATTATCGCTGTAGATGCTAAAGTAACTTTGGATGGTAACTCATTATTCCGTCACAAAGATCTTGCTGAGTTGAGAGATACAAGAGAAGAAGATCCTTTGGATGTTGAAGCTGGTGAAGCTGGTCTTAACTTCGTAAAACTAGACGGTAACGTTGCTTGTATGGTAAACGGAGCTGGTCTTGCAATGGCTACAATGGATATCATCAAATTATCTGGTGGTAACCCGGCTAACTTCCTAGACGTTGGTGGTACTGCAGATGCTGCAAGAGTACAGACTGCTTTCGAAATCGTTTTGAGAGATCCAAACGTAAAAGCTATTTTGATCAACATCTTCGGAGGTATCGTAAGATGCGACAGAGTTGCTCAAGGTGTTGTAGATGCTTACAAGGCGATGGGAAGCCTTCCGGTTCCATTGATCGTAAGATTACAAGGAACAAACGCTGTAGAAGCTAAAAAATTAATTGATGAGTCTGGTCTTCCAGTACACTCTGCAATTACTTTAGAAGAAGCTGCAAACAAAGTAAAAGAAGTTTTAGCTTAA
- a CDS encoding DUF423 domain-containing protein yields MKTITLVFGAAYGMLSVILGAFGAHALKKILSVERLESFETGVRYQMYAAFFLLIAGYILKFDTSSQKWISILMIAGTILFSFSIYFLSLQDYLGANLKFLGPITPLGGLFMILAWLMLIFYFVKNKI; encoded by the coding sequence ATGAAAACAATTACTTTAGTCTTCGGTGCTGCTTATGGTATGTTATCCGTTATTTTAGGTGCTTTTGGGGCACACGCTTTAAAGAAAATATTATCTGTAGAAAGACTGGAAAGTTTTGAAACAGGAGTTAGATATCAAATGTATGCTGCGTTTTTTTTGCTGATTGCAGGATATATTTTAAAATTTGACACCTCATCTCAAAAATGGATTTCTATTTTGATGATTGCAGGAACAATACTGTTTTCTTTCAGTATTTATTTTTTAAGTCTGCAGGACTATTTAGGAGCAAATCTTAAATTCTTAGGACCAATTACTCCACTTGGAGGATTGTTTATGATTTTAGCTTGGTTGATGCTGATCTTTTATTTTGTGAAGAATAAAATTTAA
- a CDS encoding TIGR03915 family putative DNA repair protein, protein MTTLLYDGSFDGLFTAIFEVFEYRYQDVEIFNRENFQHENMFAEIHEVTTQQEKSERVLNKLEQNIWKSGIHQLLQIFLSEDQEMENLILSAVKQSIKHPEENILQNFADNDILKISKICKSVSRERHRMTAFVRFEKMQDEIYFAKIDPDFNVLPLIRKHFKDRYADQKWMIYDLRRHYGLLYDLKNCEFFYPDEKLDLNQYQQKLHEEEKKYQTLWQSYFTKTNIKERKNTKLHIQHVPKRYWKYLTEKW, encoded by the coding sequence ATGACCACTCTACTCTACGACGGAAGTTTCGATGGACTTTTCACTGCGATATTTGAAGTTTTCGAGTATCGGTATCAAGATGTAGAAATTTTTAATAGAGAAAATTTCCAGCATGAGAATATGTTTGCAGAAATTCATGAAGTGACCACGCAACAGGAAAAATCGGAAAGAGTTTTAAACAAATTAGAACAAAATATTTGGAAGTCGGGAATCCATCAATTGTTACAGATCTTTCTTTCAGAAGATCAGGAAATGGAAAATCTTATTTTATCAGCAGTAAAACAATCTATCAAACATCCTGAAGAAAATATATTACAAAATTTTGCAGATAATGATATTTTGAAAATTTCAAAAATCTGTAAATCTGTGAGCAGAGAAAGGCACCGAATGACTGCTTTTGTACGGTTTGAAAAAATGCAGGATGAAATTTATTTTGCGAAAATAGATCCTGATTTTAATGTTTTACCTTTAATCAGAAAACATTTTAAAGACCGTTATGCCGATCAGAAATGGATGATCTATGATCTACGGAGACATTACGGTTTGTTGTATGATTTAAAAAACTGTGAATTCTTTTATCCGGATGAAAAATTAGATCTAAACCAATACCAGCAGAAACTTCACGAAGAAGAAAAAAAATACCAGACGCTTTGGCAAAGTTATTTTACCAAAACCAATATTAAAGAAAGGAAAAATACAAAATTACATATTCAGCATGTCCCGAAACGATACTGGAAATATTTGACGGAGAAATGGTGA
- the recA gene encoding recombinase RecA — protein MSNIDDKKKALALVLDKLDKTYGKGTVMTLGDDAVDTTIEVIPSGSLGLDIALGVGGYPRGRIIEIYGPESSGKTTLTLHAIAEAQKAGGIAAFIDAEHAFDRGYAAKLGIDLENLIISQPDNGEQALEIADNLIRSGAIDIVVIDSVAALTPKAEIEGEMGDSKMGLHARLMSQALRKLTATINRTKCTVIFINQLREKIGVMFGNPETTTGGNALKFYASVRLDIRKASAPIKNGDEAIGSRVKVKVVKNKVAPPFKMAEFDIMYGEGVSKTGEILDTAVDMGVVKKSGSWFSYGETKLGQGRDAVRDLLKDNPELAEELENKVKEEIANKK, from the coding sequence ATGAGCAACATAGATGATAAGAAAAAAGCACTTGCATTGGTGCTTGACAAGTTAGATAAAACATACGGAAAGGGAACTGTAATGACTTTGGGGGATGATGCAGTTGATACTACGATCGAAGTAATTCCGTCTGGATCATTAGGATTAGACATCGCTTTAGGGGTTGGTGGATATCCTAGAGGAAGAATCATTGAGATCTACGGACCAGAATCTTCAGGTAAAACAACGTTAACGCTTCATGCGATTGCTGAAGCTCAGAAAGCGGGCGGAATAGCAGCGTTTATTGATGCTGAGCACGCTTTCGACAGAGGGTATGCTGCAAAATTAGGAATCGATTTAGAAAACCTGATTATTTCTCAGCCAGACAATGGTGAACAAGCTTTGGAAATTGCTGATAACTTGATTCGTTCAGGAGCAATCGACATTGTGGTAATTGACTCTGTAGCGGCATTGACACCAAAAGCAGAGATTGAAGGTGAAATGGGAGATTCTAAAATGGGTCTTCACGCAAGATTAATGTCTCAAGCATTAAGAAAATTAACTGCGACTATTAACAGAACAAAATGTACGGTAATTTTCATCAATCAGTTGAGAGAAAAGATTGGTGTAATGTTCGGAAATCCTGAAACAACAACCGGTGGTAATGCGCTGAAATTTTACGCTTCTGTAAGATTAGATATCAGAAAAGCAAGCGCACCAATTAAGAATGGTGATGAAGCTATCGGTAGCCGTGTGAAAGTGAAAGTGGTGAAGAATAAAGTGGCCCCACCTTTCAAAATGGCAGAATTTGACATTATGTATGGTGAAGGAGTTTCTAAAACCGGAGAAATCTTAGATACAGCTGTTGATATGGGAGTTGTGAAGAAAAGTGGTTCTTGGTTTAGCTACGGTGAAACTAAGTTAGGGCAGGGTCGTGATGCTGTGAGAGATCTGTTGAAAGACAATCCTGAATTAGCAGAAGAACTTGAAAATAAAGTAAAAGAAGAAATTGCTAACAAAAAGTAA
- a CDS encoding reprolysin-like metallopeptidase has translation MKAKAFIISCLLIAGHSFGQQNYWSKQKDSKIERGDLKPRWTTPNTFSLYQLDLNKIKSDLKNAPQHFSNNESLVIKFPDSNGGVRDYIVQEASVMEAELQAKFPELRSYTGWEKGNPNNTIRFSLTPQTGINIMYFDGWDVSYLDSYTKDNSSFILYKRKDLPKNDRLFECHVEDMLDQNTNQDPSAQKKAALVADGQFRTYRLALAATGEYTTFHGGTAGAMSAMVTTMVRVNGVYEKTISATMVMIANNNLLIYTNAATDPYTNNNGSTMLGQNISNINSVIGTENYDIGHVFSTGGGGVAYLGSVCTTNKAGGVTGSGAPVGDPFDIDYVAHEMGHQFGGAHTFRANTGSCQGNASTATAYEPGSGSTIMAYAGICGSNNNVQNNSDPYFHAASVVQMYAVLQRPTDCSAKISNNNGVPTADAGADYIIPKGTAFVLTGVGTDPNNDPITYLWEQYNNTNTTQPPVATATAGPIYRSLLPKVSPMRYFPAMASVLANNLVPKWEVTPSVARTLNFSLLVNDNKATGNQAANDAMVVTVTNDGPFTVTSQTTNTSYSAQNPITVTWNVAGTNTGTINTQNVTILLSKDNGANFNEVLAASVPNNGSAVVNLPNENVASARIMVKAVGNIYFAVNSSNFSIQQFLSTSESTVKSFAIYPNPVKDVINIKFKNKTDQAKYTIYDVSGKLVLSGELKGDHQIRTDGFVSGNYILSLQMNNGEIYNEKLIIKK, from the coding sequence ATGAAAGCAAAAGCATTTATTATCTCATGTCTTCTTATAGCAGGACATAGTTTTGGACAGCAAAATTACTGGTCAAAGCAGAAAGACAGTAAAATTGAAAGAGGAGATCTCAAACCGAGATGGACAACTCCGAACACCTTTTCTCTTTATCAATTAGATTTAAATAAAATAAAATCTGATCTGAAAAATGCGCCACAACATTTTTCAAATAACGAAAGTTTAGTAATCAAATTCCCAGATTCTAATGGCGGAGTAAGAGATTATATCGTTCAGGAAGCATCGGTAATGGAAGCAGAACTTCAAGCTAAATTTCCTGAATTAAGATCTTATACAGGTTGGGAAAAAGGAAATCCTAACAATACAATCCGATTCAGTTTAACGCCACAAACTGGCATCAATATTATGTATTTTGACGGTTGGGATGTTAGTTATTTAGATAGCTATACAAAAGATAATTCGTCTTTTATTCTCTATAAAAGAAAAGATCTTCCTAAAAATGACCGACTTTTTGAGTGTCATGTTGAAGATATGTTAGATCAAAATACAAATCAAGATCCTTCAGCACAGAAAAAAGCAGCTTTAGTTGCTGATGGTCAATTCAGAACCTATAGATTGGCATTGGCTGCAACAGGAGAATATACAACCTTTCATGGTGGGACAGCCGGAGCAATGAGCGCAATGGTAACCACAATGGTAAGAGTAAACGGGGTGTATGAAAAAACAATATCAGCAACTATGGTGATGATAGCCAATAATAATCTGCTAATTTATACGAATGCAGCTACGGATCCTTATACAAATAATAATGGTTCTACGATGTTGGGTCAAAATATTTCAAATATCAACAGTGTTATAGGAACTGAAAATTACGATATTGGTCACGTTTTCAGTACTGGTGGAGGTGGAGTAGCTTACTTGGGTTCTGTATGTACAACAAATAAAGCAGGTGGCGTTACCGGTTCTGGAGCACCTGTAGGAGATCCTTTCGATATTGATTATGTTGCTCACGAAATGGGGCATCAATTTGGAGGAGCACATACATTCAGAGCAAATACAGGTTCATGTCAAGGAAATGCGAGTACAGCTACAGCATACGAACCAGGAAGCGGGAGTACAATTATGGCGTATGCAGGAATTTGTGGATCTAATAATAATGTTCAGAATAATAGCGATCCTTATTTTCATGCAGCAAGCGTAGTACAAATGTATGCAGTTTTACAAAGACCAACAGACTGTTCTGCCAAAATATCAAATAATAATGGGGTACCTACTGCAGATGCAGGAGCAGATTACATTATTCCTAAAGGAACAGCCTTTGTTTTAACTGGAGTTGGAACCGATCCTAACAATGATCCTATTACTTATTTATGGGAACAGTATAATAATACCAATACGACACAGCCTCCTGTTGCAACTGCAACTGCAGGTCCTATTTATCGTTCGTTGCTTCCTAAAGTTTCTCCGATGAGGTATTTCCCTGCTATGGCTTCTGTTTTAGCCAATAATTTAGTTCCGAAATGGGAAGTTACACCAAGTGTTGCAAGAACACTGAATTTCTCTCTTTTGGTAAATGATAATAAGGCTACAGGAAATCAGGCTGCAAATGATGCAATGGTGGTAACGGTAACTAATGACGGTCCTTTTACCGTGACATCTCAAACGACAAATACTTCTTACAGCGCACAAAATCCTATTACAGTAACTTGGAATGTTGCAGGAACCAATACAGGAACCATCAATACTCAAAATGTTACTATCCTTTTATCGAAAGATAACGGAGCTAACTTTAACGAAGTTTTGGCGGCGAGTGTTCCAAATAATGGTTCAGCTGTCGTTAATTTACCGAATGAAAATGTTGCTTCAGCAAGAATTATGGTAAAAGCAGTTGGCAATATTTATTTCGCAGTAAATTCTTCCAATTTCTCTATTCAGCAGTTTTTATCGACATCTGAAAGTACTGTAAAAAGTTTTGCTATTTATCCTAATCCTGTAAAAGATGTGATTAATATTAAGTTTAAAAACAAAACAGATCAGGCAAAATACACAATTTATGATGTGTCTGGAAAACTTGTTCTTTCGGGAGAGCTGAAAGGTGATCATCAAATAAGAACTGACGGATTTGTATCTGGAAATTATATTCTTTCACTACAAATGAATAATGGTGAAATTTATAATGAAAAACTGATTATTAAAAAATAA
- a CDS encoding chloride channel protein, giving the protein MKINRRRRLIRTFNLLDQPIKFNPFVFSRTFFMWAITGLVGGIIAGLYWIVLEHFTEFLHHFQGWMVIPTMAISGLLAGLVIHFIGDPGEIHLIVNNIRFNKGKLEPKNNPSMILSSLFCVASGGSLGPEAPLVQVTGSTGTYLGKLFRLKGEELRSLSIAGMASGFTALFGAPLGGSLFSLEILHHKHAVEYYKAIIPALVASCFSYLMFALIIHLGIGATWDLKAYHYTGVYDFAYATAFGIVGTLFGWIFILVVKFFKKVFEYRKFPIYIKTLVGGILLGIIAFYFPLTRYFGHHEINELINGDYTLNFLIIILIFKILAIAITVTSGWRGGFIIPLFFVGTTLGLIIHNLFPAVDTTLAIVSCMAAINACVTRTPMSTTIILGTLTGFTYFVPILFASLTGYFLAPKIPFIGSQSEKLAEE; this is encoded by the coding sequence ATGAAAATCAACAGAAGACGTCGATTAATACGAACTTTTAACCTTTTGGATCAACCCATTAAGTTTAATCCTTTCGTATTCAGCCGTACTTTTTTTATGTGGGCAATTACAGGTTTGGTTGGCGGAATTATCGCTGGATTATACTGGATCGTTCTCGAACATTTTACCGAGTTTTTGCATCATTTTCAAGGTTGGATGGTGATTCCAACAATGGCAATTTCAGGTCTTTTGGCAGGTTTGGTCATTCATTTTATTGGCGATCCGGGAGAAATTCATTTAATCGTTAATAACATCAGATTTAATAAAGGAAAATTAGAACCTAAAAATAATCCTTCTATGATTTTGTCATCACTTTTTTGTGTGGCATCGGGTGGAAGTCTTGGTCCTGAAGCTCCTTTGGTACAAGTTACGGGTTCAACAGGAACCTATTTAGGGAAACTTTTTAGACTGAAAGGAGAAGAGTTACGCTCTTTAAGTATTGCAGGAATGGCTTCCGGTTTTACGGCACTTTTTGGTGCTCCACTTGGTGGAAGTTTATTTTCTCTTGAAATTCTTCATCACAAACACGCTGTAGAATATTACAAAGCGATTATTCCGGCTTTGGTAGCGAGTTGTTTCAGTTATCTGATGTTTGCTTTGATCATTCATTTGGGGATCGGTGCGACTTGGGATCTGAAAGCCTATCACTACACGGGAGTTTACGATTTTGCGTATGCAACCGCTTTCGGAATTGTAGGAACTTTATTCGGTTGGATTTTCATTCTTGTGGTTAAATTTTTCAAAAAAGTTTTCGAATACAGAAAATTTCCAATCTACATCAAAACTTTGGTAGGTGGAATTTTATTGGGGATTATTGCATTTTATTTTCCATTAACAAGATATTTTGGGCATCATGAAATCAATGAATTGATTAATGGAGACTATACCTTGAATTTTTTAATTATCATTTTAATTTTCAAAATTTTAGCCATTGCGATTACTGTAACTTCAGGATGGAGAGGAGGATTTATCATTCCGTTGTTTTTTGTAGGAACAACTTTAGGACTAATTATTCACAATTTATTTCCTGCGGTTGATACCACTTTAGCAATTGTAAGCTGTATGGCTGCAATCAATGCCTGTGTTACGAGAACGCCGATGAGTACAACGATTATTTTGGGAACTTTAACAGGCTTTACTTATTTTGTTCCAATACTTTTTGCAAGTTTGACGGGGTATTTCTTAGCTCCGAAAATTCCGTTTATTGGTTCGCAATCGGAAAAATTAGCCGAAGAATAG